One genomic segment of Coffea arabica cultivar ET-39 chromosome 6e, Coffea Arabica ET-39 HiFi, whole genome shotgun sequence includes these proteins:
- the LOC140009393 gene encoding myosin-binding protein 7-like, producing the protein MDTKPSTSLVNCCDCGCSCSPIMNRSFSGTMLRSVKRKFDEYDEGGNKFVIPGFIIPQNARIEMENECAALREMVASQQQNIQDLSVELEEERNAASSAANEAMSMILRLQREKAEIQMEARQFKRFAEEKMAHDQHEILAMEDLLYKREQAIQSLTCEVQMYKHRMMSYGLTEAEADGDKLGNGSMTRSNSIIENLDGQFEFPAYDYPPLKCNLNENQVYFEPDNESVDVEKYAFGETPRSRDQLKDLEHRINQLEKSPRNNQPEGEFFGTKNVLEKVIVGHSPRRPKHLRKFSTDSSNSFSANVREVGPDFSMDSPRFGGSFRKTEYLHPEELSNLRKVDNASDIGDDMSDRVYTIDSVHPGAPQCNGVKEPKASAAIGDDYMETPRGSLANTNMVDPEIQKLYMRLQALEADRESMRQAIISMRTDKAQLVLLKEIAQNLCKEMPPVRRPPVKKPSLIGSFSFISLFKWIVSFVFWKRKARRCKYMFGLSANDAGLLMLLDKAPPVGRWRCLSSTQV; encoded by the exons ATGGATACGAAGCCGTCCACAAGTTTGGTAAATTGTTGCGATTGTGGGTGTAGTTGTTCGCCGATCATGAACAGGTCATTCTCTGGGACCATGCTACGTTCCGTCAAGCGGAAATTTGATGAATATGACGAAGGGGGTAACAAATTTGTGATTCCAGGGTTTATTATACCTCAAAATGCTCGTATTGAGATGGAAAATGAATGTGCTGCGCTGCGTGAGATGGTTGCCAGCCAACAGCAGAACATTCAGGACCTTTCAGTGGAGTTGGAGGAGGAGAGGAATGCGGCTTCATCTGCTGCCAATGAGGCTATGTCGATGATCTTGAGGCTGCAGAGGGAGAAGGCGGAGATTCAGATGGAGGCTCGCCAATTCAAGAGGTTTGCAGAGGAGAAAATGGCACATGACCAGCACGAGATCTTGGCAATGGAGGATTTGCTTTACAAGAGAGAGCAGGCTATTCAATCACTCACCTGTGAGGTGCAAATGTATAAACACAGAATGATGAGTTATGGGCTCACAGAAGCTGAGGCTGATGGAGACAAATTGGGGAATGGCTCCATGACCCGAAGTAACAGCATCATTGAGAACCTTGATGGACAGTTTGAGTTTCCCGCATATGATTACCCCCCTCTTAAATGCAATTTGAATGAAAATCAGGTTTATTTTGAACCCGATAATGAATCTGTGGATGTCGAGAAATATGCATTTGGAGAAACTCCACGTTCTCGGGATCAGTTGAAGGATTTAGAGCATCGCATCAATCAATTGGAGAAAAGTCCGAGGAATAATCAGCCTGAAGGGGAATTTTTCGGTACAAAAAATGTGCTTGAAAAGGTCATAGTTGGTCATTCTCCAAGGCGGCCTAAACACTTGAGGAAGTTCTCAACTGATAGTTCTAATTCATTCTCTGCAAATGTTAGAGAAGTGGGTCCAGATTTTTCCATGGATTCTCCACGGTTTGGTGGGAGCTTTAGGAAGACAGAATATCTGCATCCAGAGGAACTTTCTAATTTGAGGAAGGTTGATAATGCCTCAGATATCGGAGATGACATGAGCGATAGAGTTTACACAATTGATTCTGTTCATCCTGGGGCACCCCAATGTAATGGTGTCAAAGAACCCAAGGCTTCTGCTGCAATTGGTGATGATTATATGGAAACTCCTAGGGGATCGTTGGCGAATACCAATATGGTTGACCCCGAGATACAGAAGCTCTATATGAGACTTCAAGCACTTGAGGCTGATAGAGAATCGATGAGGCAGGCAATAATCTCTATGAGGACAGATAAAGCTCAGTTGGTACTTTTGAAGGAGATAGCGCAGAATCTGTGCAAAGAAATGCCACCAGTGCGAAGGCCACCTGTCAAGAAGCCATCTTTGATCGGGAGCTTTTCCTTCATCTCACTATTCAAG TGGATTGTATCCTTCGTTTTCTGGAAAAGGAAAGCACGCCGATGCAA
- the LOC113694010 gene encoding protein MAIN-LIKE 1 isoform X1, with product MIMSTSIVSENKRSRGRRGRQGNRKRSCGDESTSGQDLGSEKANGEVSGLKKRKPSKKVTEDVIPPEQRGIPDTPLLHNLGKHPSIYARLGRGTLTQNLNFRGAWPTALGLYRQAHDQYKELFGAAGFGDFLKIDPVHIPQAYLVALMERWFSETNTIHLPCCEIGPTPVDWAMVTGLQFKGESIRFNHQFEMSKALELLGVESAAVTEGKIRLSSITPTIEEVKMAPANNEAKSVMFRRLFLYVVASCFFNNNRSVINHQLVKYLEHIDEVGNYNWAAITFAAFLAGMRRKVTGETGAFTGFWPFLLFWAFEYLDIFRPNIVEADVFPRAIRWSCPNILSSADFSDLFAARCQLDYIEEAQVTWQPYLASSEFGSTDMVQAMSLAQKRAPFESIDTWEYYLGERCRRQLGFPCRVPLPPPDRMHGTNDLTPEDEIGVGKPADNLVMDENVDYSSWFAVHSVGKIVDLSRFLGGVETGAKVLSHWVAAHHPDILLVRRSDYESMAEAYDAAVAECQMLRAKLAQAE from the exons AT GATTATGTCAACTAGCATTGTCTCcgagaacaaaagaagtagaGGACGAAGAGGGCGTCAAGGAAATAGGAAACGGTCCTGTGGAGATGAGTCTACATCTGGCCAGGATCTTGGTTCAGAAAAAGCTAATGGCGAAGTTTCAGGACTGAAGAAGAGAAAGCCCTCAAAGAAGGTTACCGAAGATGTTATACCACCGGAGCAGAGAGGCATCCCTGATACACCACTGCTTCATAATCTGGGAAAGCACCCTTCAATATATGCAAGGCTTGGACGG GGTACTTTAACCCAAAATCTTAATTTTCGGGGCGCTTGGCCTACTGCACTGGGATTGTATCGTCAAGCACATGACCAGTACAAGGAACTTTTTGGTGCAGCTGGATTTGGAGATTTTCTAAAGATTGATCCTGTGCACATACCACAAGCATATCTTGTGGCCTTAATGGAGAGGTGGTTTAGTGAGACGAATACAATTCACCTACCCTGCTGTGAAATAGGTCCAACGCCTGTTGACTGGGCGATGGTTACTGGCTTGCAATTTAAAGGTGAATCTATTAGGTTTAATCATCAATTTGAGATGAGTAAAGCTCTGGAACTTCTTGGAGTTGAGAGTGCAGCTGTCACAGAGGGAAAGATTCGTCTTAGTAGCATCACACCTACCATAGAGGAGGTAAAGATGGCCCCTGCAAATAATGAAGCAAAGTCAGTGATGTTCCGCCGCCTGTTCCTTTATGTTGTTGCTAGTTGTTTCTTTAACAACAATCGATCTGTCATTAATCATCAGCTTGTCAAATATCTGGAGCATATTGATGAGGTTGGAAACTACAACTGGGCTGCAATCACGTTTGCAGCATTTCTTGCTGGGATGAGGAGAAAGGTCACTGGAGAGACAGGAGCCTTTACAGGCTTCTGGCCTTTTCTCCTG TTCTGGGCTTTTGAGTACTTGGATATCTTTCGCCCAAATATTGTCGAGGCTGATGTGTTTCCAAGAGCCATTCGCTGGAGTTGTCCTAATATTCTGTCCTCTGCTGACTTCTCTGACCTCTTTGCTGCCCGTTGCCAGTTGGACTACATTGAAGAGGCTCAG GTTACCTGGCAACCTTATTTAGCAAGTTCAGAATTTGGTTCAACTGACATGGTACAGGCAATGTCTCTAGCCCAGAAGCGGGCCCCTTTTGAGAGCATCGACACCTGGGAATACTATCTTGGAGAGAGGTGTAGGCGGCAATTAGGTTTTCCCTGTCGAGTCCCTCTCCCACCTCCAGACAGGATGCATGGTACCAATGATCTAACACCAGAGGATGAGATAGGTGTAGGGAAACCAGCTGATAATCTTGTGATGGATGAAAATGTAGACTACTCCTCATGGTTCGCTGTTCACTCAGTTGGAAAGATTGTTGATCTGAGTCGGTTTCTGGGTGGTGTTGAAACTGGGGCCAAAGTATTATCCCATTGGGTG GCTGCCCACCATCCAGATATACTGCTTGTTCGGCGTTCTGACTATGAGTCAATGGCTGAGGCCTATGATGCTGCTGTTGCTGAGTGTCAAATGCTTAGAGCAAAGCTG GCTCAGGCTGAATGA
- the LOC113694010 gene encoding protein MAIN-LIKE 1 isoform X2 yields MIMSTSIVSENKRSRGRRGRQGNRKRSCGDESTSGQDLGSEKANGEVSGLKKRKPSKKVTEDVIPPEQRGIPDTPLLHNLGKHPSIYARLGRGTLTQNLNFRGAWPTALGLYRQAHDQYKELFGAAGFGDFLKIDPVHIPQAYLVALMERWFSETNTIHLPCCEIGPTPVDWAMVTGLQFKGESIRFNHQFEMSKALELLGVESAAVTEGKIRLSSITPTIEEVKMAPANNEAKSVMFRRLFLYVVASCFFNNNRSVINHQLVKYLEHIDEVGNYNWAAITFAAFLAGMRRKVTGETGAFTGFWPFLLFWAFEYLDIFRPNIVEADVFPRAIRWSCPNILSSADFSDLFAARCQLDYIEEAQAMSLAQKRAPFESIDTWEYYLGERCRRQLGFPCRVPLPPPDRMHGTNDLTPEDEIGVGKPADNLVMDENVDYSSWFAVHSVGKIVDLSRFLGGVETGAKVLSHWVAAHHPDILLVRRSDYESMAEAYDAAVAECQMLRAKLAQAE; encoded by the exons AT GATTATGTCAACTAGCATTGTCTCcgagaacaaaagaagtagaGGACGAAGAGGGCGTCAAGGAAATAGGAAACGGTCCTGTGGAGATGAGTCTACATCTGGCCAGGATCTTGGTTCAGAAAAAGCTAATGGCGAAGTTTCAGGACTGAAGAAGAGAAAGCCCTCAAAGAAGGTTACCGAAGATGTTATACCACCGGAGCAGAGAGGCATCCCTGATACACCACTGCTTCATAATCTGGGAAAGCACCCTTCAATATATGCAAGGCTTGGACGG GGTACTTTAACCCAAAATCTTAATTTTCGGGGCGCTTGGCCTACTGCACTGGGATTGTATCGTCAAGCACATGACCAGTACAAGGAACTTTTTGGTGCAGCTGGATTTGGAGATTTTCTAAAGATTGATCCTGTGCACATACCACAAGCATATCTTGTGGCCTTAATGGAGAGGTGGTTTAGTGAGACGAATACAATTCACCTACCCTGCTGTGAAATAGGTCCAACGCCTGTTGACTGGGCGATGGTTACTGGCTTGCAATTTAAAGGTGAATCTATTAGGTTTAATCATCAATTTGAGATGAGTAAAGCTCTGGAACTTCTTGGAGTTGAGAGTGCAGCTGTCACAGAGGGAAAGATTCGTCTTAGTAGCATCACACCTACCATAGAGGAGGTAAAGATGGCCCCTGCAAATAATGAAGCAAAGTCAGTGATGTTCCGCCGCCTGTTCCTTTATGTTGTTGCTAGTTGTTTCTTTAACAACAATCGATCTGTCATTAATCATCAGCTTGTCAAATATCTGGAGCATATTGATGAGGTTGGAAACTACAACTGGGCTGCAATCACGTTTGCAGCATTTCTTGCTGGGATGAGGAGAAAGGTCACTGGAGAGACAGGAGCCTTTACAGGCTTCTGGCCTTTTCTCCTG TTCTGGGCTTTTGAGTACTTGGATATCTTTCGCCCAAATATTGTCGAGGCTGATGTGTTTCCAAGAGCCATTCGCTGGAGTTGTCCTAATATTCTGTCCTCTGCTGACTTCTCTGACCTCTTTGCTGCCCGTTGCCAGTTGGACTACATTGAAGAGGCTCAG GCAATGTCTCTAGCCCAGAAGCGGGCCCCTTTTGAGAGCATCGACACCTGGGAATACTATCTTGGAGAGAGGTGTAGGCGGCAATTAGGTTTTCCCTGTCGAGTCCCTCTCCCACCTCCAGACAGGATGCATGGTACCAATGATCTAACACCAGAGGATGAGATAGGTGTAGGGAAACCAGCTGATAATCTTGTGATGGATGAAAATGTAGACTACTCCTCATGGTTCGCTGTTCACTCAGTTGGAAAGATTGTTGATCTGAGTCGGTTTCTGGGTGGTGTTGAAACTGGGGCCAAAGTATTATCCCATTGGGTG GCTGCCCACCATCCAGATATACTGCTTGTTCGGCGTTCTGACTATGAGTCAATGGCTGAGGCCTATGATGCTGCTGTTGCTGAGTGTCAAATGCTTAGAGCAAAGCTG GCTCAGGCTGAATGA
- the LOC113694010 gene encoding protein MAIN-LIKE 1 isoform X3 — protein sequence MIMSTSIVSENKRSRGRRGRQGNRKRSCGDESTSGQDLGSEKANGEVSGLKKRKPSKKVTEDVIPPEQRGIPDTPLLHNLGKHPSIYARLGRGTLTQNLNFRGAWPTALGLYRQAHDQYKELFGAAGFGDFLKIDPVHIPQAYLVALMERWFSETNTIHLPCCEIGPTPVDWAMVTGLQFKGESIRFNHQFEMSKALELLGVESAAVTEGKIRLSSITPTIEELVKYLEHIDEVGNYNWAAITFAAFLAGMRRKVTGETGAFTGFWPFLLFWAFEYLDIFRPNIVEADVFPRAIRWSCPNILSSADFSDLFAARCQLDYIEEAQVTWQPYLASSEFGSTDMVQAMSLAQKRAPFESIDTWEYYLGERCRRQLGFPCRVPLPPPDRMHGTNDLTPEDEIGVGKPADNLVMDENVDYSSWFAVHSVGKIVDLSRFLGGVETGAKVLSHWVAAHHPDILLVRRSDYESMAEAYDAAVAECQMLRAKLAQAE from the exons AT GATTATGTCAACTAGCATTGTCTCcgagaacaaaagaagtagaGGACGAAGAGGGCGTCAAGGAAATAGGAAACGGTCCTGTGGAGATGAGTCTACATCTGGCCAGGATCTTGGTTCAGAAAAAGCTAATGGCGAAGTTTCAGGACTGAAGAAGAGAAAGCCCTCAAAGAAGGTTACCGAAGATGTTATACCACCGGAGCAGAGAGGCATCCCTGATACACCACTGCTTCATAATCTGGGAAAGCACCCTTCAATATATGCAAGGCTTGGACGG GGTACTTTAACCCAAAATCTTAATTTTCGGGGCGCTTGGCCTACTGCACTGGGATTGTATCGTCAAGCACATGACCAGTACAAGGAACTTTTTGGTGCAGCTGGATTTGGAGATTTTCTAAAGATTGATCCTGTGCACATACCACAAGCATATCTTGTGGCCTTAATGGAGAGGTGGTTTAGTGAGACGAATACAATTCACCTACCCTGCTGTGAAATAGGTCCAACGCCTGTTGACTGGGCGATGGTTACTGGCTTGCAATTTAAAGGTGAATCTATTAGGTTTAATCATCAATTTGAGATGAGTAAAGCTCTGGAACTTCTTGGAGTTGAGAGTGCAGCTGTCACAGAGGGAAAGATTCGTCTTAGTAGCATCACACCTACCATAGAGGAG CTTGTCAAATATCTGGAGCATATTGATGAGGTTGGAAACTACAACTGGGCTGCAATCACGTTTGCAGCATTTCTTGCTGGGATGAGGAGAAAGGTCACTGGAGAGACAGGAGCCTTTACAGGCTTCTGGCCTTTTCTCCTG TTCTGGGCTTTTGAGTACTTGGATATCTTTCGCCCAAATATTGTCGAGGCTGATGTGTTTCCAAGAGCCATTCGCTGGAGTTGTCCTAATATTCTGTCCTCTGCTGACTTCTCTGACCTCTTTGCTGCCCGTTGCCAGTTGGACTACATTGAAGAGGCTCAG GTTACCTGGCAACCTTATTTAGCAAGTTCAGAATTTGGTTCAACTGACATGGTACAGGCAATGTCTCTAGCCCAGAAGCGGGCCCCTTTTGAGAGCATCGACACCTGGGAATACTATCTTGGAGAGAGGTGTAGGCGGCAATTAGGTTTTCCCTGTCGAGTCCCTCTCCCACCTCCAGACAGGATGCATGGTACCAATGATCTAACACCAGAGGATGAGATAGGTGTAGGGAAACCAGCTGATAATCTTGTGATGGATGAAAATGTAGACTACTCCTCATGGTTCGCTGTTCACTCAGTTGGAAAGATTGTTGATCTGAGTCGGTTTCTGGGTGGTGTTGAAACTGGGGCCAAAGTATTATCCCATTGGGTG GCTGCCCACCATCCAGATATACTGCTTGTTCGGCGTTCTGACTATGAGTCAATGGCTGAGGCCTATGATGCTGCTGTTGCTGAGTGTCAAATGCTTAGAGCAAAGCTG GCTCAGGCTGAATGA